From the Mycobacterium sp. DL592 genome, the window TCGCGGGACTCACCTCTCGTTGACACAGCGACCCACGCACCTACATTGGGGAGATGGGGAGTAACCAACGGCGGTGGCGGGCGCGGACAGGTCTGGCGATGACGTGCCTGGCGGCACTGATCGTGTCGAGCGGCGGCATCGGGGTGGCCCAGGCGGACGAACGGACGCCCGTGCCGGGCGCACCTGCCCCGTCGGCCCCAGCAGTGCTCATCGACCTCGGTGATCCCGCCGCGGTAGCCGCCTGGACGACGGTCAACGATCCCGTCATGGGCGGCCGGTCGACCTCGACGGTCACCTTCGGCGACGGTGGCCTCGTGTTCTCGGGCAACATCTCGCTGGACAACAACGGCGGGTTCGCCTCGGCCCGCGGTCCGATCGATCCCGACATCGGGCCCCGGGCAGCAGGTGCACCGTCGCTGAGCGTCCGCGCATTGGGCGACGGCAAGACCTACGTGCTGAAGGTGGAGACGGGCCAGCCTTGGTCCTACATCCAGCGTTTCTCGACAGACCCCGGCGTCCGGCGAACCTACGATCTGCCCGTCGGCGGCTTCGAGCCGGTGGGCAGGTTCCTCGATCCGGTGCCGGCGCCGCCTCTGGACCCGTCGGCGATCAACCGGGTCGGGATCTACATCCTCGATAAGCAGGAAGGCCCGTTCCAACTCGCCGTCAGCGCTATCGACACTTCACGATGAGGATTCCGCGGGGCGCCTAAACTCTTGTGGTGCCAAGAAAACTCACTGACGAAGAAGTCGCGGCTTATCTCGACAGCCGCCCGGGCTGGGCGATACTGACCACCATCGAGACGGACGGATTCCCGCACTCCGTGCCGCTGGGATACTTCCGCCTCGGCCGCGACATCATCATGGGTGTGCGAGATGGCACCCGCAAACTGGCCAACATCGAAAGCAACCCGAACGTGAGTGTCTTGCTCGAAGACGGCTCGACGATGGCCGACATCCGTGGCGTGATGATCCAGGGCCGCGCCCGCGTGGTTCGCGAAGCGGGTGAGGCGCTTGAGCTTGCCAGGGAAGGTGCCCGCGCGCGAGGCGTGCCAGAGCCGGAGTGGCCCACCGCGCCCCGACCGGGCGCCGCCTATATCCGCGTGACCCCGGTGCGAACGCGGTCGTGGGACTACGGAAACCCAACGCCGAACCAGACTTAGCTTCGGCCGGCTGTCGTAGTAGGCAACCTGCTGCGCTGCCTTCGGCCCGAAGGTCCATGCGCTGCAATTGGTATGGGCTGACGACAACGGGCGCTTCCCGTGGGCGGCAGGCTGGGGCCATGGGCGTCACCGCCAGCCCGTCTCAGGGCAGCGTGCGGAGTGGCCGAATACAGCTGCCTGAATCAGCGGGTCGCCGTTGTACATCGCGCGCGTCCGAGTCGAGCGTGGATTGGTCAGGAGTCTCTCCATGACGACGATCTCGGTAGTGTCATCGCCGGACGGCCACACGGCACAGCCCGGGGAGGTGGAATTGCTAGCGAGTTTGAGAAGCGTCGGAGCGTTCCACCGGCTCATCGGCGAGTGGTGGCGTGAGCCGGTCGACTACGCCACGCAGGTGCATTACTTCAGGCGGGCGATGTCGGGTGCAGTGCAAGTCCTGATCGGTTTGGGAACGGGACTCGACGCGGTGCTCTCCGCCGCGATCCTGTTGCCGTCCGCGAGCACCATCGCGTCGCGGGTGGCCGTGGCGTTCTTTGTTGCGCTGCAGGCTTTCTGGTCGTGGGTGTGGTGTTTCCGGTCGTGGCCCTCGCGGCGGATGTCGCTGATGTTCGTCTTCTCCGCAGACTTCGCGATTACCGCGATGGTCTCGCTGGAACCAAATTGGGTACTGGCCGCATTCGGGCTCAGCTTCATGTCCATGCTCTCGGTGTACCTGGTGTTCTTCGACGGCCCGAAAGTGCTGGCGGCCCACATCCTCTGGGCCTTCATCACGATGGCCGGCTTCGTGCTACGGCTCGGCATCGAAGCGCAGGTCGACGTCGTCGAGTTCATCGCGACGGCCCTCGTCCCGCTGGCGCTGGTTCTTGGGACGCCGTTGGGTGTGCAATCCGCGATCTGGGCGTTGCGTAACGACGCCGAGAAGTCGGTCATCGATCCGTTGACAGGACTGTTGAACCGGCGCGGGCTGCATCTGCATGTCGGCGACCTCGTCAGCGACGGCAATTCCCGAGACGCGCACATCGTGGTGATGGTCGTCGATCTGGACCGGTTCAAAGCCGTCAACGACACCTTCGGCCACACGGTCGGAGACGAGGTCCTGATCCGCAGTGCCCGGCGGATCAAGTCCGCGGTTCGCGGCGGTGCGTTGGTTGCCCGCGTGGGCGGTGAGGAATTCGTCGTCGTCGACCTCGCCGAACCTGGACACCCACAGCACGTCACCGAGCGGGTGCTCGCCGCGGTCGCTGCCCCCGACGATCACCCTCCGATTACTGCGAGCGTGGGCGCAACCAGTGTGGCGGTGGCCAGATTCGCCGCGCTGGAGAGCGATCCAGCCACATTGTTGGAAACCATCATCGGGCACGCCGATCAAGCGATGTTCGATGCCAAGCGCCGCGGCGGCAACTCGGCGATCCATGTACCGGCACCTGGTCCGGCGTGATACTTGGATGAGTGACGCGACAGGCTCGCTTCGATCCCCGCCAATTGACAACGGGCGTTGCCAGAAGCTCGTGTCCGCGATAAATTCGCCTCATGACGGTGACTGGTGAGCGTCCGAAGATCCTCCTCGAGGACGTCGACTTCAATCGCCGTGACCATCCCGACCGACCATTGCGGCCCATCCCGCCCGGTCGTGACCACTTCGCCGACCAGTGGCGCCGGATGCGCGAATTCCTGTTTGGGGAGTGGATCGACATCGACAAAGAGGTCCAGCCCAGCGACCTCACCCGGCTGCGTGACGACTATTTCTGGCAGCGCGACGAATACATGATCGGCGCGGTCGACGCGTTCGAGCGCCTCGGTCCCGAGCAGGGTCGCGCGCTGTTCGAGCAGGCGTTGACCCGCGGCATCGACACCCTCGATGATCCGCCGCAAGAGTTCGTCGATCTCTTCGAGCACCTGGATCGGCTGCCTGCGCAGTTCGATCTCGAGTCTGCCGAGCGGGGCCGGATGCTGGCGATGGCGAGCACGTGGGCCGCCACCACGATCATCCGCTCGTGGGCCTTCTACGAAACCGCGATGACGGGTGACATCTCCGCAGCCACCGGTGCCACCGGCCGATTCGCCGACGACGGCCCACGCCGCTTCATCGAAACTGCGCGGGTATTCGCAGCATTCACGCTGCCAGACATCTTCGACCGGCAGTCACAGGCCTTCCAGGACGTGGTGCGGGTGCGGTTGATGCACGCACTGGCCAGCCGCGGCCTCCGCCGCAAATGGGGTGACGACGTCTACCTCAAGTTCGGTGAACCCATCCCCGTGACGTCGCTGCTGGGTTTCGGCAGCGGCATGCTGCTCGGACGTCTCGTCGACCACGCGTTCGGGCGCAAGCTGACGCCGCAGCAACTCGAGGATCTCGCCGAGTATTCGTCGTTTTCCGGCCGGTTGTGGGGAGCCCCGGAACTGCTCCACTCCGAGAACGGCATCGAGCTGATCAAATCGTTGAATTACGTTCTGGCCAGGGGTGGTAACCCGTCGCCGTGGCGCGCCCAGCTGGTCGACGCCATCGCCGGCCCGGCACACCTGACAACCCTGACCGAGGCGCTTCCCGGCTGGGTCAGGAACCTGGTATCCCAGTACGCCAACCAGATCACGGCCAGTATTGCCTTGGCGCCGGCCGGCGTCGTATTCGGCTACCAGCAGATCGAGGCCATGGTGGCCGGCACGCTCTTCGAGCAGCTGGGCTACAACTTCGAGCGCCGGGCGCGATACTTCGCGAACATCACCAAGCTCAACGTCGGTATCGCCATGGTGGCCGACCGACTGCCGTGGTCCAACCCGATCCGTGAGGCCAGGAAGAAGAGCGGGGCGGCCGCGCGTGAGCGAATTGCCATGCTGGACAAGATCGCGCGCGATCTCCAGACCCCGACGACCTACACCCACCACGACCGCTCGACGTCGGGGGAGGGCTTCACCGGCTAGCCGGCCGGACCTCTGCTTGGCCCGAATTCGACCCGAACCGCCCCGTACTACCATCGAGTTCTATGACGGACGAAGCACCTCAACCGGCTTCGGGGCAGGGGCAGGTCGGCGAGATCCCCCCGCTCGACGTCGTCGGCTCTGGGATTCTGCCCCCTGTCGAGGTCGCTGTGCGTCGACGTTTTGGCCTACTCGAGCGGTTCGCGCCCTGGCTGGGATCACGGTGGGCGGTCGAGTTGTGGTGCACTCCACCGGTTCTCGAGTCGGCTCTGCGGATGCCGCCGGGTGTGCCCCCCGGCAGGCCGGTGGAAGCGTTCTGGGATGGGCACCGGGTCGCTGGTGAGGAATGGGGTGAGGGCCCGCCGATATATCTGGTGCACGGGTGGGGCGGGCAGCGCCCGCACCTGGCGATGTTCGTCAAACCGCTGGTGGAAGCCGGGCACCGGGTCATTGCCTTCGACCTGCCCAGCCACAACGAATCCGATCCCGGTGCGCTCGCTCCCGGTCGCACCACCGCCACCGAGTGTGCTGACGCGATCGCGGCCATGATTCAGGCCCATGGACCAGCGCACGGGGTGGTCGCTCACTCACTGGGTGCGAACGCGACTGCTTTGGCGGCGGCGCAGGGCGCACCGGTGGGACGCCTGGTCTTCTTCGCGCCCATGGCAGATTTTCCGCTCTATCTCGACCTGTTCGCCGCACGGCACGGCTTCGGGCGCCGAATCCGGGCGGGACTACACCGTCGGCTGGAAAAACGAATCGCCATGCCTCTGCATGAGACCAATATGACCCGAGTTGGTCGACGGGCCAACTACCCTCCGCTGCTTCTCATCCACGACCCCGACGACCCGGACAGTCCGTACGCCGCGACCGAGCGACTCGCCGCGTCATGGCACGGTGCGCGACTGCTGACCACGCAGGGGCTCGGCCGGTTGGCCCATTACCGCGTCCTGCGCCATCGCCCGGCTATCACTGCCGGGGTGCAGTTCATCGGCGAGCGGTCGGACGACTAGCCCGCGGGTGTCACGTCAAGTCCCGAGCCCTTGATCGACGCCTTGGCCCGAGGCTCGGCGCGCACACTTTTCGTGCCGCGCACGTAACCGGTCGCCGAGATCGACGCCGCGAGCAGCGCGTCCTCGCCCTTGACGAACGGATGGAAGCCGACGCCGGCGCCGCCGCGTCCCTTCACCGGAATGTCTGCGACTTCGGTGACCTTCCAACTCTTTTCCGACACTGACAGGATGGCCTCGCCGTTGCCGCACGACACCGGCAGCGCGGCAATCACCTCGTCGCCCTCGGCGGCCAGCTTCACTCCGGCGACACCGTTGCCCGCCGCGCCCTGCGGATTGACCGCGGCCGGATCGATCCGCAGAACCTTGCCCCGCCGCGTCACCAGCGCCAGGTGGTAACCCACGGGTAACACCCCCGAGCGCACCAGGCCGGTGATGTCGGGCGCCACCGGGATGTCCCGGATCTTGTACGGCAAACCATTTCCGGTCGTGAACTTCACCCGCCCGTCGGACCACACCGCCCAGCCGAGACCGGACGTCAGCAGCTCTCCGTGGCTGTCGGAGAACACGCCGCGATCGTCCAGGCGCCAGGCGGTGTTGACCTTGCGTTCGCGGGCACCGTCCTCGTCGGTGCTGGAGGCCACCGGGGTGGCCTCGGCGTCGAGCACGGTGCGACGGTCGAACTCGGGGCCCTTGAACAGTTTTGCGGTCTCGACGAGCTCCTGGTCGATCACCGCCCGGCGGGCATCCGGGTTGGACACCAGCTCGGTCAACTGGGCGAACTCGGCATCCAGCTTGTCTGCCTCGGCCCGCAGTTCGATGACATCGAGTTTGGTGAGTCGGCGAAGCTGCAGTGCCAGAACGTAATCGGCCTGCACCGCGTCGATCTTGAACCGCTCCTGCAACCCCTGACGGGCCTCGTCGACGGTGTCGGAGCCGCGGATGACGGCGACTGCGGCGTCGATGTCGAGGTGGATGGTCATCAGGCCGGTCACCAGATGCCGGCGGGCGGTGACCTTCTCCAACCGGTACTCGCTTCGGTGCAGCACCACCGAATCGCGCAGCGACAGGAACGCCGCGATCAGCTCACGCACCGACCACCAGCGTGGCACCCGGTTCTCGTCGAGGGCGACCAGGCTGGCGGCGAACGTCGACTCCAGCGGGGTCAGCGCCAGTAGCTGTTCGCGGATCTGCTCGGCATCGTGGCCGCGTTTGGCGGTGACCACGATCCGCAGCCCGTTGCGTCGGTCGGTGAGGTCCGACATGTCGGCCACCCCGGACATTTCACCGGACTCGACCAGGGCCCGGATCCGTTCCTGCACAGTGTTACTCGCCACGCCGGGCGGTAGTTCGGTGATGATGCAGTTCTTGCCGTCGACCGAGACCGTGCCGCGGACGGTGAACGCCCCGCGGCCGGTGGTGATGTACTCCCGCAGTCCGGCCGTGCCGACGACGGTGGACCCGCATCCCCAGTCCGGCCCGGGGATGAGTTTCACCAGCCGGTCGTCGGTCATGTTCGGGGTCTTCAGCAGGGCCCGGCACGCGGCCATGATCTCGCGGGGGTTGTGTGCGGGCACCTTGGTGGCCCATCCCTCGGCGATGCCGACGGCGCCGTTGCACAGCAGTACCGGCCACTGGGCCGGCAGCATCGTCGGCTCGGTCCACTCGCCGTCGAACGTCGGCACCATCGGTACGGCATGGTCGTCGAGTTCGGCGGTCAGGGCCGCGCCGGGTGGCGACAGCCGCATCTCGGTGTAGCGATCGGCGGCGGGGATGTCACCTTGAATACGCGGGAATGCGCCCTGTCCGTCAATGACTTTCACGCGCTGAAACTCGGCGGCCATCAGCGCGGCCGCCCCGTACATCGAGGCGCCGCCGTGGGGGTGCAGGTTGCCGGTGACCGCCGAGCAGACCTTCGACGACTTCTGCGGCTTGTTGCCGGGCAGCAACTTCGACTCGTGCATCTGATAGAGCAGACGCCGCTGGCCGGGTTTGAGCCCGTCGAACGCCGACGGGATGGCGCGGTCGCTGACGCTGTAGAGCGCGAAGGTCAGCTGATAGTGGTTCCAGTAGTCATCGGCGCTCTGGTCGAGCACCAGGTCGGGGTTCTGCTCGGGGATGTCGAGGGTAGCGGTCACGAGATACTCCTAGTCGAGGTCCAGCGCGGAGGTGTCGACACGGGCGGCGATATCGGCCATCCACGTGCGTCGGCCCTCGGGCGGCCCGCCGAACAACGTGTGGTGCAGGTTCATCTCGCTGTGGTCAAGGTGGACGCGAATCACTGTGCGCCGCTGGGGATCCAGCACCGTGTTCCAGAAGTCGTCGGCGTCCATCTCACCGAGGCCCTTGTTGCGCTGAACTTCCACCCGCTTCTTGGAGGTCGCCTTCAGCTGGGCCACCGCCGCGTCACGCTCGGACTCGTCCTGGCAGTAGATCCGCTCGTCACCGTTCTTCACCACGAACAGCGGCGGCAGCGTCACGTAGACCATGCCGGCCGCCACGAGCGGACGGTAGAAGTCCAGAAACATCGAGATCAGGCTCGAGTTGATGTTGCCGCCGTCGGGATCGGCGTCGGAGGCGAACAGGATCCGGTCATAGCGGCACTGCTCGGGGTCGCAGTTGTCGCGCACGCCGCAGCCCAGGATGCGTTCGATCGAATCGAACTCGTCTTTGGCCCGTGCCTTGCTCAGGGCGTACCCGTAGACGTTGGGCGGCTTGCCTTTCAGTGGGTAAGCCGCCTGAAAGGTGGCGTCGCGCGCGGCCTTGATGGTGCCCAGCGCTGAGTCGCCCTCGCAGAGGAACAGTTCGGCACCTGAGCCGCGCCCGGTTTCCCTGCTGGGCAACAACTTCGGTGGCAGCGACAGATTGGTGCCGAGCCCTTTGGCTTTCGATGCCGCGCGGGAGCGTGCCTTGGCGCCTTCAGCGCTGCGCCGCGCCCGCGCGAACTCCAGTGCCAGCTTCGTCCACAGCGACACGACCTCACCGTTGGCCGGATTCGCGGCCCACACGGTGACGCTGCGCGCCACATCCGGTGCCATCGCCAGGTTTAGTGACCGCGACGACACCGCTGTCTTGGCCTGGGAGTCCCACGACACGTCGGGTGCGCGGGTGTCGACGGCCAGGGCGGTCACGGCCGCGAAATCCTGTGGCTCCGGGCCTTCTTCGCCTTTGGCCAGGCCGAGGTCGCGGATGCGCGATGCCCGGTCGGACAGGGCCTCGGATAGCCCTTTCATGGCCGCGGTCAGGTGCGAGCCGCCGCCGGGGGTGCGCACCGTGTTGCAGAACGCGGCCACCGTCGCCGGCTCGGCGGGACCTGCCGTCAGTGACCACCGAAACGGTGTCGGTCCGCGCCCGGTGGTGTACTCGCCACGGCCCTCGACGACAGCCCGCACCGTCGGTGCGGGGTTGCCGGCCGCGGTGCACATGAGGTCGAGCAGCGTGTCGGTACCCCAGGGGCCGTTGAACGCCTCGAGCAAGGCCGGCGGGACCTCGTCGCCCGGCCAGCCTTCGTCGACGACGATCAGGTGCACGCCAGGAGACATCCGCGCCGCGGCGTGGGCGCGCAGCAGCACTTCGGCGATGTCGATGCTGGAGTCCGGTACGACCGCGGTGTCGAACAGGATGCGCACTTCGGTGCCCTGCGCGTCGGGCTTTCGGTTGCTGATGCCGCGCAGCTTCTGGGTGTCGGCGCGGGTGAACGGCGCGTCCGGATCGAAGTCCCGGCCCCCGGAGCCCTCGAACACGCCGGGGTAGCCGCGGCCGAAGCTCTGCAGGTAGGTCTTTCCGGCCCGGCGGACCGTGACGTCGGTGCGGGCGGAGATGAAGACCGCTGCCGCGGCGCCGATTCCGTTCAGCCCTGCCCCGGTGCTGGTGGCGTCGGCGTGTGCGGAGAACTTCCCACCGGCCCGGGCGGTGCCCAGCGTCTTGACGATGCCGTTCTTCCCGGTCGTCGGATCGGTGTCGACCGGCAGACCCCGCCCGTCGTCAGCGACGCTGACCGAGCCGTCGCCGTGCAGGGTGATCGTGACGCACGAGCCGCCGTGACTGGGGTCGGCCACCTCTTCCACGGCGTTGTCGATCAACTCGCGCAATGCGGTATTCAGGACGTCCAGACCCAGGTTCACCGCCGGCCGCAGGCGGGTGTGCTGGACATCATCGAGCTCGGTGATGTCAGCAGCGGTGTAACTCACAACTCGTCCTCTCCACCGGTTGGGGCGCCGGTGGAATGGTAGACGCCAGGTCCGACTTTCTTGTGTATCCGCAGGTCACGCGTGGCGGTTGTGATTGCAGGCTTTGGTCTTTCACGCGGCGAACCGCTGAGGCAGAACCCGACGGCTACCGCTCAGACGCCGGCCGCCGCGTCGATACGTTCACGAATCAGATCGGCATGCCCGCAATGGCGGGCTGCTCTGTTGCGCCGCACCCATGTCCCAGATAAGTCATCGGCTGTCGCCCCTTCACAGGGCACGATGGAACGCATGGACGTCTTAGTGGTCGGGGCCGGACCCGCCGGTATGGCGTTGGCCGCAGCGTGCGGAAAGCTCGGACTGGATGTCGGATTGCTCGACCCGAATCCGGACCGGCCCTGGGTCGCCACCTACGGGATGTGGGTCCCGGAGCTCCCGGCTGACCTGCCCGCTTCCGTCGTGGCAGCGCGGGCCGCCGGCCGGGCGATCGCCATCACCGAACACCGGCTGGGCTGGGAGTACGCCGTCCTCGACATCGACGCGCTTCGGGCGCACCTGGCCGACCAGTTCATGGGGGTGACGGTGCACGCCGGGCGTGCGGTCGGATCACCGGAGCGCGGCGTGGTCGCCCTGGCCGACGGATCGACGCTGCGGGCCGCGGTCGTCGTGGACGCCGCCGGACGATGGCGCCCGCTGGATCCCACCCCGTCGCGCCGAGTGCCCGCCGAACAGACGGCGTACGGGCTGATCCTGCCCGAGGAATCGGTCACCGCGCTCGTCGCCGCCGACGAGGCACTGTTCATGGACTGGCGCGCTGACCACGGTGAGCCCGGTTGGCCGACGTTCCTCTACGTCGTCCCCCTGGGCCAAGGCCAGATACTCGTGGAAGAGACCTCACTCGCGCGCCGGCCCGGGCTGCCGTTGTCGACCCTGCGTCGCCGGCTCCACGCTCGGCTGGCACACCACGGCATCGCGGTACCCAATGATGCACGCTCGGAAAAGGTTTCGTTTCGCGTCGACCATCCGCGGCACTCCGGATCCACCGTCCTCGGCTTCGGTGCGGCCGCTCCGCTGATCCATCCGGCAACCGGATTCAGTGTGGCCGCATCGCTACACCTCGCCCCCAGGGTTGCGGCTGCGATCGCCGCGCACCTGCCGGGCGACCCCGACGGTGCGCTCGCCGCAGCCCACGCCACCGTCTGGTCACCGTCGGCGAAAGTGATCCACCGCGTTCGCCAGATCGGCCTGGAAGCGCTGCTGCGGATGCCGGGTGATGAGGTGGCCGCCTTCTTCGAGCAGTTCTTCGCGTTGCCCGAGGCCCACCGGTGGGCCTACCTGACCGGCCGCGATGACGTGGCAGGCACCATCGCGGCGATGGCATCACTGTTCCGCGAGTCGGACTGGCGCATGCGCCGCCACCTCGTCCTGCCGGCACTCATGCGCCCGCTGCCCACTAACGACCAGGCCGGTGTCCCGGTACAGACGTAGTCACGGATGCAGGTTCCACTGTCCGCAATCTGAGGCCAGCACGTCGCTGACGTCGACCTCGAGCCCGCCGACGACCGGACCGGGATTCGACGCGGTGCTCACGATGCGCTGATACAGGACGGCAGCGGGGTAGACCTGGCCGCCTGACCACGACCGCGTCTGCCACGCCCAGACGTGACCGGGCGACTGGGAACGGCCGATCACCCCGTCGGCGGCTGCCCACTGGCACGGGTTGATACCGCCGTAGATGCCGGTGCGCTGGACGCCGATCACCGAATTGATTCCGCGAAACCATTGCAGCGCAACGTTGTTCCAGGTGTCCCGGTTGATGTCGTCGTCGACGCTGAAGAAGATCGGCGCGCCCTGACCGCCGCCGGCGGCGGTGTGTAGCTGCCAGGCGGTACGCGCGTCGGCGACGCCGCCGGCATATCCGCGGGTGAAGTCCGACGGTGCGGTCCCGCCGGGCTTGCCGTACTGGTAATTGCTGACGATGACCAGTCCCGCGGCGGTCAGCGACTGCGCATACGGCAGGGTGATGGGCTTGGCGCCGAAGGTCGAGCCGGGCCGCGACGTCGAGACGTAATTGATGACCCCGGCGTGGCCTGCCGCCCGGATGTCCTGCGCCGGGATCTGACGCATGGCGAAGTCGATCAGCGTGGGAGCGGCCGCCGACGCCACAGGTGTGCCGGCACCGGCCGCGGCACCCAGCCCGGCCGCCAACGCCGACCCCGCGGCGGCGTAGCGCAGCGCGTCACGCCGCGAAATCGGGCGTGACGACCGCAGATCGGTGGTTCGAGGCGAGTCCGACACCGCGCGACCCTAACAACGCGCCGGCTGCAATCCGGGTAGCGACAGGCCGGCCGTGTCCGGTTCGCGATCGAGGTGACGCGCAATCGAAACGCCGTCTACTGTCAATCGGTGAGCGCGCGTTTTGAAGAGCTGGGCTGGCAGCAGACCCCGAAGGGCGTCATCAGCCTGCGCCGGCGATTCGACCCCACCGTGCGCGCCGACGTGTTCGAGGTCAAACTCGGCGACGAGCATCTGATGTCGAGCCTGTTCACCGTCGCCGAAAAGGAGCTGGCACGGCTCGGCCTGGCGCGAACCCCGGGGACCGCGCTCGACGTGGTCGTCGGTGGCCTCGGCCTCGGCTACACCGCCCAGGAAGCATTGCACTGCAATCGAATTCGAACCGTCACCGTCGTCGAGTACTCCGATGCCGTCATCGACTGGCACCAGCGCGATCTGCTCCCCGATACCGTCGGCCTGGCCGCCGACGATCGGGTCACGCTCGTCTGCGCGGACTTCTTCGGGGCTGCCACCGGTGCGGTCGGATTCGACCCGCACACCCCCGGCCGCACCTATGACGCGATCCTGCTCGACATCGACCACTCGCCGCGACATCTGCTCCACGACCCGCACGCCGACTTCTACACCCGCGACGGTCTGGAGGCCGTGTCCACCAAGCTCGCCCCCGGTGGAGTGTTCGCGATGTGGTCCGACGATCCCCCCGACGAGGAGTTCAGCGCAGACCTGGCCGCCGTCTTCGACGACGTCGAGGCCGCGACCGTCTGGTTCGACAACCCCATTACCCGAGGTCAGTCGGCCGCGACGATCTACCTGGCGACCCGCCCTAACCGCGGAATCGAGCGGGCTGCCGCCGAAAGCCGGGTCACGCAAACCGCCACTGCACCAACCGCTTCGCGTCGGACCGTCGATGGGTAGACACGCGCTGGCGCTGCTCGCAGCTCTCGATATCGCCTGCTCCGATGTCGAGCAGCTCAGCCAGACGACCGCCGAACTGTTTCAGACATATCCGACCGTGCGGTGATCACCAGATTCCCAGGTCTTGCCGACTCGACCCGCGTCCGGGTCCTCGCCGAGATGGGTAACGACCGGACGCGAGTGGCTGATACCCGCGCCTTGAAGGTCTACGCCGGAGCCCTCTGACATTGCCAGGCCACGGTCAGACGCGAACCTGCTCACGCTGCCACCGCACAGAAAACACTTGACTCTTAATCACATCGGAGGTCTAGGGAATGGAGACGGCTCGGTTCCTGTCTCGCTGGTGCCAGCCTGGCGGTGTCAGGTCTTCGATGATGATCATGGGCGGGTTATAGGAACGCGTCGCGGTGGTTGATTGCCCAGTCGAGGTAGCTGGTGGGCTCGCGGCTGGTGATTTCGTGAACCGCCGGGGTGACGATGGCCTGCTCGGTTGTTTCGAAGGCCCATTGGCTCATGAGGAGGTCGAGGTACTCGGGTGGCAGTACCTGGCCGTAGAGTGTGCGCGCTTCTGACTCTGAGAGCACGGTGATTTCGATGGGATCAGTGATGGCTTGGCTGATGAGGCCAACTTGGTCTCGCATGGTCAAGGAGTCCGGCCCGCTGAGGACGATCTTCTCTCCGTCGAGTTGTGCAGTGGTGATGGCACGTACGGCTACAGCGGCGATATCTTCATCGGCTATCGGGGCCTGCTGGGATTCCGGGAAGGGAAGGCCAACATCGCGGTGTTCGCGAATTTGTTTGGCCCAAAAGCGAATTGCGTTGCGAGCGAACGCGCCGGGCCGCAAGCATACAGTGGCGAAGCCGCCGTCGGCGAACGCGTTTTCGACGGCGAGGTGACG encodes:
- a CDS encoding oxygenase MpaB family protein; protein product: MTVTGERPKILLEDVDFNRRDHPDRPLRPIPPGRDHFADQWRRMREFLFGEWIDIDKEVQPSDLTRLRDDYFWQRDEYMIGAVDAFERLGPEQGRALFEQALTRGIDTLDDPPQEFVDLFEHLDRLPAQFDLESAERGRMLAMASTWAATTIIRSWAFYETAMTGDISAATGATGRFADDGPRRFIETARVFAAFTLPDIFDRQSQAFQDVVRVRLMHALASRGLRRKWGDDVYLKFGEPIPVTSLLGFGSGMLLGRLVDHAFGRKLTPQQLEDLAEYSSFSGRLWGAPELLHSENGIELIKSLNYVLARGGNPSPWRAQLVDAIAGPAHLTTLTEALPGWVRNLVSQYANQITASIALAPAGVVFGYQQIEAMVAGTLFEQLGYNFERRARYFANITKLNVGIAMVADRLPWSNPIREARKKSGAAARERIAMLDKIARDLQTPTTYTHHDRSTSGEGFTG
- a CDS encoding pyridoxamine 5'-phosphate oxidase family protein; its protein translation is MPRKLTDEEVAAYLDSRPGWAILTTIETDGFPHSVPLGYFRLGRDIIMGVRDGTRKLANIESNPNVSVLLEDGSTMADIRGVMIQGRARVVREAGEALELAREGARARGVPEPEWPTAPRPGAAYIRVTPVRTRSWDYGNPTPNQT
- a CDS encoding alpha/beta fold hydrolase produces the protein MTDEAPQPASGQGQVGEIPPLDVVGSGILPPVEVAVRRRFGLLERFAPWLGSRWAVELWCTPPVLESALRMPPGVPPGRPVEAFWDGHRVAGEEWGEGPPIYLVHGWGGQRPHLAMFVKPLVEAGHRVIAFDLPSHNESDPGALAPGRTTATECADAIAAMIQAHGPAHGVVAHSLGANATALAAAQGAPVGRLVFFAPMADFPLYLDLFAARHGFGRRIRAGLHRRLEKRIAMPLHETNMTRVGRRANYPPLLLIHDPDDPDSPYAATERLAASWHGARLLTTQGLGRLAHYRVLRHRPAITAGVQFIGERSDD
- a CDS encoding CIA30 family protein; this translates as MGSNQRRWRARTGLAMTCLAALIVSSGGIGVAQADERTPVPGAPAPSAPAVLIDLGDPAAVAAWTTVNDPVMGGRSTSTVTFGDGGLVFSGNISLDNNGGFASARGPIDPDIGPRAAGAPSLSVRALGDGKTYVLKVETGQPWSYIQRFSTDPGVRRTYDLPVGGFEPVGRFLDPVPAPPLDPSAINRVGIYILDKQEGPFQLAVSAIDTSR
- a CDS encoding diguanylate cyclase — translated: MTTISVVSSPDGHTAQPGEVELLASLRSVGAFHRLIGEWWREPVDYATQVHYFRRAMSGAVQVLIGLGTGLDAVLSAAILLPSASTIASRVAVAFFVALQAFWSWVWCFRSWPSRRMSLMFVFSADFAITAMVSLEPNWVLAAFGLSFMSMLSVYLVFFDGPKVLAAHILWAFITMAGFVLRLGIEAQVDVVEFIATALVPLALVLGTPLGVQSAIWALRNDAEKSVIDPLTGLLNRRGLHLHVGDLVSDGNSRDAHIVVMVVDLDRFKAVNDTFGHTVGDEVLIRSARRIKSAVRGGALVARVGGEEFVVVDLAEPGHPQHVTERVLAAVAAPDDHPPITASVGATSVAVARFAALESDPATLLETIIGHADQAMFDAKRRGGNSAIHVPAPGPA
- a CDS encoding DNA gyrase subunit A is translated as MTATLDIPEQNPDLVLDQSADDYWNHYQLTFALYSVSDRAIPSAFDGLKPGQRRLLYQMHESKLLPGNKPQKSSKVCSAVTGNLHPHGGASMYGAAALMAAEFQRVKVIDGQGAFPRIQGDIPAADRYTEMRLSPPGAALTAELDDHAVPMVPTFDGEWTEPTMLPAQWPVLLCNGAVGIAEGWATKVPAHNPREIMAACRALLKTPNMTDDRLVKLIPGPDWGCGSTVVGTAGLREYITTGRGAFTVRGTVSVDGKNCIITELPPGVASNTVQERIRALVESGEMSGVADMSDLTDRRNGLRIVVTAKRGHDAEQIREQLLALTPLESTFAASLVALDENRVPRWWSVRELIAAFLSLRDSVVLHRSEYRLEKVTARRHLVTGLMTIHLDIDAAVAVIRGSDTVDEARQGLQERFKIDAVQADYVLALQLRRLTKLDVIELRAEADKLDAEFAQLTELVSNPDARRAVIDQELVETAKLFKGPEFDRRTVLDAEATPVASSTDEDGARERKVNTAWRLDDRGVFSDSHGELLTSGLGWAVWSDGRVKFTTGNGLPYKIRDIPVAPDITGLVRSGVLPVGYHLALVTRRGKVLRIDPAAVNPQGAAGNGVAGVKLAAEGDEVIAALPVSCGNGEAILSVSEKSWKVTEVADIPVKGRGGAGVGFHPFVKGEDALLAASISATGYVRGTKSVRAEPRAKASIKGSGLDVTPAG